A DNA window from Camelina sativa cultivar DH55 chromosome 13, Cs, whole genome shotgun sequence contains the following coding sequences:
- the LOC104736506 gene encoding tRNA (guanine-N(7)-)-methyltransferase-like translates to MDSETKPTFSKSTGLPRKRFYRARAHSNPLSDSHFPIPVSPAHEDFSLHFPKFVEADNKISKKVEFADIGCGFGGLLISLATLFPDTLMIGMELRDKVTEYVKERILALRRTSSEEGQYENISVVRTNSMKYIPNYFEKGQLSKMFFLFPDPHFKEKNHRRRVISTHLLDEYAYVLRAGGIIYTITDVEELGEWMKACLEKHPMFESLTQEEIDSDPVVELLCSATEEGQKVARNGGQTFRAIFRRIAYVS, encoded by the coding sequence ATGGACAGTGAGACGAAACCAACCTTCAGCAAATCTACAGGGCTACCTAGGAAACGGTTCTACAGAGCAAGAGCTCATAGTAACCCACTTAGCGATTCTCACTTCCCGATTCCGGTTTCTCCAGCTCATGAGGACTTTTCACTTCACTTCCCTAAATTCGTCGAAGCTGACAACAAAATCTCCAAGAAGGTTGAGTTTGCTGATATTGGATGCGGGTTTGGTGGCCTTCTAATTTCACTCGCGACGCTCTTCCCTGATACGCTAATGATCGGTATGGAGTTGAGAGACAAAGTGACTGAATACGTTAAGGAACGGATCTTAGCCTTGAGGAGAACAAGCTCGGAGGAGGGACAGTATGAGAACATCTCGGTTGTTAGGACAAACTCGATGAAGTACATTCCGAATTACTTTGAAAAAGGACAGCTTTCGAAGATGTTTTTCCTCTTCCCTGATCCACATTTCAAGGAGAAGAATCACAGGAGGAGAGTGATTAGCACTCATTTGCTTGATGAGTATGCTTATGTTCTTAGAGCTGGTGGGATTATTTACACAATCACTGATGTGGAAGAGCTTGGAGAGTGGATGAAGGCTTGCCTTGAGAAACATCCCATGTTTGAGTCTCTTACACAAGAGGAGATTGATTCGGATCCTGTCGTCGAGCTTCTGTGCAGTGCTACCGAGGAAGGACAGAAAGTTGCCAGAAATGGAGGGCAGACTTTCAGAGCAATATTTAGACGCATTGCATATGTTTCTTGA